Proteins found in one Drosophila busckii strain San Diego stock center, stock number 13000-0081.31 chromosome 2R, ASM1175060v1, whole genome shotgun sequence genomic segment:
- the LOC108597094 gene encoding tripartite motif-containing protein 3-like isoform X1: protein MPDCEFCAFCLMPKEQPVVIQCKHSFCQLCMENYCKAVTTNRRCPLCRQAFAFYESTAGILTITVLDSDDEDPDDDSSYDDDNGQPLQVNMLPAIAESPMESSESFSTADEASNWSESSNGDDELPDHDDNEHPCQSNLRPMESSDSCPSEEEDYNWSEF from the exons ATGCCTGACTGTGAGTTTTGTGCCTTTTGCCTTATGCCCAAGGAGCAGCCGGTGGTCATCCAATGCAAACACTCATTCTGCCAGCTCTGCATGGAAAACTATTGCAAAGCGGTGACTACGAATCGACGTTGTCCACTTTGCCGCCAGGCATTCGCTTTCTATGAGAGCACTGCGGGCATTCTAACCATAACTGTCTTGGATAGCGACGATGAGGATCCCGATGATGACTCCAGTTATGATGATGACAATGGACAACCACTTCAAGTAAATATGTTGCCCGCCATTGCGGAGAGTCCCATGGAAAGCAGCGAAAGCTTTTCAACTGCCGATGAGGCTTCTAACTGGTCGGAGTCCTCCAATGG CGACGATGAGCTGCCCGACCATGATGACAATGAACATCCATGTCAATCCAATTTGCGTCCCATGGAAAGCAGCGATAGCTGTCCAAGCGAGGAGGAGGATTACAACTGGTCGGAATTTTAA
- the LOC108597094 gene encoding tripartite motif-containing protein 3-like isoform X2 yields MPDCEFCAFCLMPKEQPVVIQCKHSFCQLCMENYCKAVTTNRRCPLCRQAFAFYESTAGILTITVLDSDDEDPDDDSSYDDDNGQPLQVNMLPAIAESPMESSESFSTADEASNWSESSNGYATPRR; encoded by the exons ATGCCTGACTGTGAGTTTTGTGCCTTTTGCCTTATGCCCAAGGAGCAGCCGGTGGTCATCCAATGCAAACACTCATTCTGCCAGCTCTGCATGGAAAACTATTGCAAAGCGGTGACTACGAATCGACGTTGTCCACTTTGCCGCCAGGCATTCGCTTTCTATGAGAGCACTGCGGGCATTCTAACCATAACTGTCTTGGATAGCGACGATGAGGATCCCGATGATGACTCCAGTTATGATGATGACAATGGACAACCACTTCAAGTAAATATGTTGCCCGCCATTGCGGAGAGTCCCATGGAAAGCAGCGAAAGCTTTTCAACTGCCGATGAGGCTTCTAACTGGTCGGAGTCCTCCAATGGGTATGCAACGCCT CGACGATGA